A section of the Naumovozyma dairenensis CBS 421 chromosome 5, complete genome genome encodes:
- the PEP4 gene encoding proteinase A (similar to Saccharomyces cerevisiae PEP4 (YPL154C); ancestral locus Anc_8.677): MFQLQSLVPLALLLLNTFNVADAKVHTAKIHKQELRLNDDIPFEESVANLGQKYLHQFEKFNPEVSFSRDHPFFTQGKNSGHNIPLSNYLNAQYFADITLGTPPQSFKVILDTGSSNLWVPSVECGSLACYLHSKYDHDKSSSYKPNGTDFAIRYGTGSLEGYISQDTLNIGDLNIPKQDFAEATSEPGLTFAFGKFDGILGLAYDSISVNKVVPPFYNAIEQELLDEKKFAFYLGDANKKSEDGGEITIGGIDKTKFKGDIDWLPVRRKAYWEVKFEGIGLGDQFAELENHGAAIDTGTSLIALPSGLAEIINTEIGAKKGWTGQYTVECDARPNLPDLTFNFNGKNFTIGPYDYTLEVSGSCISAIMPMDFPEPVGPMAIIGDAFLRKYYSIYDLENNAVGLAEAI, from the coding sequence atgtttcaattGCAATCATTAGTACCACTCGCTTTATTGCTATTGAATACATTCAACGTCGCTGATGCCAAAGTGCACACTGCTAAGATCCATAAGCAAGAATTGAGATTGAATGACGACATCCCATTCGAAGAAAGTGTCGCTAACTTGGgtcaaaaatatttacaccaatttgaaaaattcaaccCGGAAGTATCCTTCTCCAGAGACCATCCATTCTTCACACAAGGAAAGAATTCTGGTCATAACATTCCATTATCCAATTACCTGAATGCTCAATATTTTGCTGATATCACATTAGGTACCCCACCCCAAAGTTTTAAGGTTATCTTAGATACAGGATCATCCAACTTGTGGGTTCCTAGTGTAGAATGTGGCTCTTTAGCTTGTTACCTACATTCTAAGTATGATCATGATAAATCTTCCAGTTATAAACCTAACGGAACTGATTTCGCTATCAGATATGGTACTGGTTCTTTAGAAGGTTACATTTCTCAAGATACTTTGAACATTGGGGATTTGAATATTCCAAAGCAAGATTTTGCTGAAGCTACCAGTGAACCTGGTTTGACTTTCGCATTCGGTAAATTCGATGGTATTTTAGGTTTGGCTTATGATAGTATTTCTGTCAATAAAGTTGTTCCACCATTTTATAATGCTATTgaacaagaattattagatgagAAGAAATTCGCATTCTATTTGGGTGATGCTAATAAGAAGTCGGAAGATGGTGGTGAAATCACTATTGGTGGTATCGATAAAACTAAATTTAAGGGTGATATCGATTGGTTACCTGTCCGTCGTAAGGCTTACTGGGAAGTTAAATTCGAAGGTATCGGATTAGGTGACCAATTTGCAGAATTGGAAAACCATGGTGCTGCCATTGATACTGGTACTTCTTTAATCGCATTACCATCGGGTTTGgctgaaattattaatactGAGATTGGTGCTAAGAAGGGTTGGACCGGGCAATATACTGTGGAATGTGATGCAAGACCTAATTTACCAGATTTgactttcaattttaacGGTAAGAATTTCACGATTGGTCCATATGACTACACTTTGGAAGTCTCTGGATCTTGTATCTCTGCTATTATGCCAATGGATTTCCCTGAACCTGTCGGACCAATGGCTATTATTGGTGATGCCTTCCTACGTAAATATTACTCCATTTATGACTTAGAAAATAACGCAGTTGGTTTAGCTGAAGCTATTTAA
- the RAD53 gene encoding serine/threonine/tyrosine protein kinase RAD53 (similar to Saccharomyces cerevisiae RAD53 (YPL153C); ancestral locus Anc_8.676), whose product MDYTTQPTQQATQATQKFLIQKFSQEQIDENIVCRIICTNGTIPIRDLKVKSIATILTMETPIKKIWTFGRNANIVDYHLGDISRLSNKHFQILLGEDGNLLIKDTSTNGTWLNGDRLRKDKNQLLSQGDEITVGVGVKDDILSLVLFINEKFKKALMERKHHGVSTLNSNSNSNSNSEDSKKSIDSIGEDAKFQGIFKDYEIQDEVVGQGAFATVKKAVERSTGKTFAVKIISKRKVMGSNMDGVSRELEVLQRLDHPRIVRLKGFYEDHENYYMLMEFVSGGDLMDFVAAHGAVGEDAGREISRQILEAIKYIHSMGISHRDLKPDNILIEQDDPVLVKITDFGLAKVQDNGTFMKTFCGTLAYVAPEIISGKNDGELRENADANSERNEYSSLVDMWSMGCLVYVILTGHLPFSGSTQKQLYKQISRGSYHEGPLKDFRISDEARDFIDSLLQVKPNDRLTAEKALEHPWIKMAQFSQSFVKNNSVNSVNETDDKDSCFQVSLTDSLSQQKLLENMDDAQYEFLKAQRKEQLRQFEDMNKPSQPKGFKIPGNPLIRYTQQPKVPRQSQSQSQSNEKGKLDNVLKNNPRHNNSGNSKKTKKKADGKFLTLRPLRESRIQESIPLSQGINPFFFGRSDDCNCRIEDSRLSRVHCFILKKRHAVGDSIYESPAQGLDDIWYCHSGSNVSYVNDIKLEQGSKCLLQHGDEIKIICDWQHNFVIGFKVEINDSTGLFNDGMSPFETSKTIRAIVSQTDDEKSLVKRLIQMMAIQRAEKSKIKNEGIIEAMSSPYNKKESHTHFGKLATAFPNHIDNASLKVNNSNEQNIHVDQIKSNIDDEVLSSIEHNNDNKENEIITSPPQGNKLLKRVHSVSLSQSQNDPAKKVKRAKLDQPTQKPDNLQFL is encoded by the coding sequence ATGGACTACACAACTCAACCAACACAACAGGCCACTCAAGCCACTCAAAAATTCctaattcaaaaattctCACAAGAACAAATCGATGAGAATATAGTATGCCGAATTATATGTACTAATGGGACTATCCCCATCCGTGATTTGAAAGTGAAAAGTATTGCCACTATCCTGACCATGGAAACAccaataaagaaaatatggaCTTTCGGTAGGAACGCCAATATCGTAGATTATCATCTTGGTGATATCTCGAGACTTTCAAACAAACATTTCCAAATCTTATTAGGAGAAGATGgtaatttattgattaaGGATACATCGACGAATGGGACGTGGTTGAATGGGGATAGGTTGAGAAAGGATAAGAATCAATTACTATCTCAAGGTGATGAGATTACTGTTGGAGTGGGTGttaaagatgatattttatCGTTGgttcttttcattaatgaaaaatttaagaaGGCATTGATGGAAAGGAAACATCATGGTGTTTCTactttaaattcaaattcaaattcaaattcaaatagtGAGGATAGCAAGAAAAGTATAGATAGCATAGGTGAAGATGCGAAATTCCAAGGAATCTTTAAAGATTATGAGATTCAAGATGAAGTCGTTGGTCAAGGTGCATTTGCTACAGTGAAAAAAGCTGTCGAAAGAAGTACAGGGAAAACTTTTGCTGTGAAAATTATTAGTAAAAGGAAAGTCATGGGCTCCAATATGGATGGTGTAAGTAGAGAATTAGAGGTATTACAAAGATTAGATCATCCAAGAATAGTACGATTGAAGGGGTTTTATGAAGATCATGAAAATTACTATATGCTAATGGAATTTGTTTCAGGTGGTGATCTCATGGATTTTGTAGCCGCTCATGGTGCTGTAGGTGAAGATGCAGGTAGAGAAATCTCTAGACAAATCTTGGAAGccattaaatatattcattctATGGGAATAAGTCATAGAGATTTAAAACcagataatattttaattgaaCAAGATGATCCTGTCCTTGTCAAGATAACAGATTTTGGTCTGGCAAAAGTACAAGACAATGGTACATTCATGAAAACATTTTGTGGTACATTAGCATATGTAGCACCTGAAATTATATCTGGTAAAAACGACGGTGAATTAAGGGAAAACGCCGATGCAAACAGTGAACGTAATGAATATTCATCTTTAGTAGATATGTGGTCCATGGGGTGTCTTGTTTATGTTATCTTGACGGGACATTTGCCCTTTAGTGGTAGTACTCAAAAGCAGCtatataaacaaatttcTAGAGGCTCATATCATGAGGGCCCGTTAAAGGATTTCAGAATATCAGATGAAGCAAGAGATTttattgattcattattacaagTAAAGCCAAATGACAGATTAACTGCAGAGAAGGCCTTAGAACATCCATGGATCAAGATGGCACAATTTTCGCAATCTTTTGTGAAGAATAACTCTGTTAATAGTGTGAATGAAACAGATGATAAAGATTCGTGTTTCCAAGTTTCACTGACAGACTCATTATCACAACAAAAGCTGTTAGAAAATATGGATGATGCGCAATATGAATTTCTGAAAGCACAAAGAAAGGAACAATTACGAcaatttgaagatatgaATAAACCATCGCAACCAAAGGGATTTAAGATTCCAGGGAATCCACTTATTCGATATACGCAACAACCGAAAGTGCCACGTCAAAGTCAAAGTCAAAGTCAAAGTAATGAGAAAGGAAAGCTTGATAAtgtattgaaaaataatccCCGTCATAATAATAGTGGGAATTCGAAGAAAACTAAAAAGAAAGCAGATGGTAAATTCTTGACGTTGCGTCCTTTACGAGAAAGTAGGATTCAAGAAAGTATCCCACTTAGTCAAGGTAtcaatccatttttttttggtagGTCAGATGATTGCAATTGTCGGATTGAAGATAGCAGATTATCAAGAGTTCATTGTttcatattgaaaaaaagacATGCTGTGGGGGATAGTATATATGAATCACCAGCGCAGGGTCTAGATGATATTTGGTATTGTCATTCAGGGTCCAATGTTAGTTATGTTAATGATATCAAATTAGAACAGGGATCTAAATGTCTTTTACAACATGGTGATGAGatcaaaattatttgtGATTGGCAACATAATTTTGTTATCGGATTTAAAGTGGAAATTAATGATAGTACAGGGTTATTTAATGATGGGATGTCACCATTCGAAACATCAAAAACAATACGTGCAATTGTCAGTCAAAcggatgatgaaaaatcaCTAgtgaaaagattaattcaaatgatGGCAATACAAAGAGCCgaaaaatcaaagattAAGAATGAGGGTATCATTGAAGCAATGTCGTCACCTTACAACAAGAAGGAGTCACATACCCATTTCGGTAAATTGGCTACTGCGTTTCCTAATCATATTGATAATGCTAGCCTTAAAGTCAACAATAGTAACGAACAAAACATACACGTTGACCAAATTAAGAGCAATATTGATGACGAGGTGTTATCCAGTATTGAACATAACAATGacaacaaagaaaatgaaattatcaCGTCACCGCCGCAGGGGAATAAACTTCTCAAGAGAGTACATTCAGTCAGTTTGTCTCAATCACAAAATGATCCCGCCAAGAAAGTAAAGAGAGCGAAATTAGATCAACCAACTCAAAAACCAGACAATCTGCAATTCTTATAG
- the MEI5 gene encoding Mei5p (similar to Saccharomyces cerevisiae MEI5 (YPL121C); ancestral locus Anc_8.618): MEDTTINLSTTAISTTATTTTTTKKENKTLSSKFKSPFKSPKLDDATLINISTLSTPIRSCSTPKATTTTTTTTTTAHPMIYKKITKTDQEEIILKKKNMLLHNELVNQIKSYERENNELKRMQKFITNDYSRGGGEGSTQQLIKKWRSISQMTMSYLLNSISCKIDKMGGYEEFIRKEFNMEKQKLEYHLDDGIRESYEEVMESEEFQNLNKDEQLEYQEQMENKLVELENFKTKQLERLENEFQSIIKNDSQGGLDMKQLAKRLKVDYSLVFPSEDGEDIQSQH; the protein is encoded by the coding sequence ATGGAGGACACTacaattaatttatcaacaaCTGCTATTTCTACTACtgctactactactactactactaaaaaagaaaacaagaCTTTATCATCCAAATTCAAGAGTCCCTTTAAATCACCAAAATTGGATGACGCCACCTTGATAAACATATCCACCTTATCGACTCCAATCAGATCATGCTCCACTCCCAAAGccactactactactactactactactactactgcACATCCAATGATCTATAAAAAGATTACAAAGACAGATCAAGAGGAAATTatcttgaagaaaaaaaacatGTTACTTCATAATGAATTAGTTAACCAAATAAAATCATACGAACgggaaaataatgaattgaagCGGATGCAGAAATTCATAACGAACGATTATTCTCGAGGAGGAGGTGAAGGTAGCACACAACAATTGATTAAGAAATGGAGAAGTATATCGCAAATGACCATGTCCTATTTGTTGAATTCTATATCTTGTAAGATTGATAAGATGGGTGGGTATGAAGAGTTTATTAGAAAAGAGTTTAATATGGAGAAACAAAAGTTGGAATATCATTTGGATGATGGGATTAGGGAGTCTTATGAGGAGGTGATGGAGTCAGaggaatttcaaaatttgaacaAGGATGAACAATTGGAATATCAAGAACAGATGGAGAATAAGTTGGTAGAGTTAGAGAACTTTAAGACAAAGCAACTGGAAAGActagaaaatgaatttcaGAGTATTATTAAGAATGATTCTCAGGGTGGATTGGATATGAAACAATTAGCCAAAAGATTGAAAGTCGATTATAGTTTAGTCTTCCCCTCCGAGGATGGAGAAGATATACAAAGTCAACATTAG
- the TFB2 gene encoding TFIIH/NER complex subunit TFB2 (similar to Saccharomyces cerevisiae TFB2 (YPL122C); ancestral locus Anc_8.620), with protein sequence MTENVLKISVTQYLEEIPQQVQSRLYESPATCLAIYRLLPQLSKFFVMSMVFNNNEVSLRDLDRWVKPDAKLQFQDAIKSMKSLHLIIPSKGNGGPLMIILNPTFRESFKNALTGGQINNSFGIISDEDENGVVTSTLLNEYSANKWETILHFMVGTPMSSIPSGSVLNLLKHTKLMEEVENTGEFKITNEGFQFLLQELNSQLWTLLLQYLKLSETLNMDPVDVLNFIFMLGALEVGKGYSIDGLSETQKIMLKDMRDYGLVFQKVSNSKTFYPTNLALMLTSDTKSIVRTASGAIESVLNENRSGSNANENGYEPGTKKKNENTIMGTIDQVGMKNQDVPDGSLIVETNFKLYSYSNSPLQIAILSLFVHLKFRFVNMVTGQITRESIRRALINGITAEQIIAYLETHAHPQMRRLAEEKLEKKLELDANCKDSLQILPPTVVDQIRLWQLELDRVIAYEGSLYSDFENNTEYTTLYKYAQDIGVLLWKDDKKRKFFVSKEGNSQVLDYAKRKLKKKQEP encoded by the coding sequence atgacCGAAAACGTCCTGAAGATATCTGTTACTCAATATTTAGAGGAAATACCGCAACAAGTTCAATCACGACTTTATGAATCACCAGCCACATGTTTAGCTATATATAGATTATTACCGCAACTTTCCAAGTTTTTTGTTATGTCCATGGTTTTCAACAACAATGAAGTATCACTTCGAGATTTAGATAGATGGGTTAAACCAGATGCCAAGTTACAATTCCAAGATGCAATTAAATCCATGAAATCATTACATCTTATCATCCCATCCAAAGGTAACGGCGGACCACTtatgataattttaaatCCAACATTTAGAGaaagtttcaaaaatgCATTAACCGGTGGGcaaattaataattcattcgGTATTATatcagatgaagatgaaaatggtgTAGTAACATCAACTCtattgaatgaatattCGGCAAATAAATGGGAAACTATCTTACATTTTATGGTGGGGACGCCAATGTCAAGTATTCCATCAGGGAGCGTCTTGAATCTTTTAAAACACACGAAATTAATGGAAGAAGTAGAGAATACTGGtgaattcaaaattacaaaCGAGGGGTTCCAATTCCTACTAcaagaattgaattcaCAACTCTGgacgttattattacaatatttaaaattatCTGAAACGTTAAATATGGATCCAGTGGATgttttaaattttatttttatgttGGGTGCTTTGGAAGTCGGAAAGGGTTATAGTATTGATGGATTAAGTGAAACTCAAAAAATTATGTTAAAAGATATGAGAGATTATGGGTTGGTTTTCCAAAAGGtttccaattcaaaaaCGTTTTATCCAACAAATTTAGCATTGATGTTAACATCAGATACGAAAAGTATAGTAAGGACAGCATCAGGTGCCATTGAAAGTGTgttaaatgaaaatagaTCTGGATCTAATGCTAATGAAAATGGATATGAACCAGGTacgaagaaaaagaatgaaaatacCATCATGGGTACTATTGATCAAGTTGGGATGAAGAATCAAGATGTTCCAGATGGATCTTTGATTGTTGAGaccaatttcaaattatattCTTATTCTAACTCACCATTGCAAATTGCTATTCTAAGTCTTTTCGTTCATTTAAAGTTTAGATTCGTTAATATGGTCACAGGGCAAATAACAAGAGAATCGATTAGAAGAGCATTAATTAATGGTATCACTGCCGAACAAATCATTGCATATTTGGAAACACATGCTCATCCGCAAATGAGAAGATTAgcagaagaaaaattagagaagaaattagaattGGATGCTAATTGTAAAGACTCATTACAAATATTACCTCCCACAGTAGTGGATCAAATTAGATTATGGCAATTAGAGCTAGATAGAGTTATTGCATATGAAGGTTCATTATATtctgattttgaaaataacaCAGAATACACgacattatataaatatgcACAAGACATTGGTGTATTGCTTTGGAAAGATGACAAGAAGAggaaattttttgtttccaaAGAGGGGAATTCACAAGTGTTAGATTATGCCAAgaggaaattgaaaaagaaacaagaacCATAA
- the RNY1 gene encoding ribonuclease T2 (similar to Saccharomyces cerevisiae RNY1 (YPL123C); ancestral locus Anc_8.621), with protein sequence MRFWLDISIPYFSLLPNFQSDGQQQAVELTDPSIDRSIVQNQISCPVSPLTCENKTTIPDQCCFEYPGGIFLQSQFWNYKPRKRGMNETQLIEQLGPLDSFTVHGLWPDDCFGSYEQFCDSKLFIDDVYHLLKGFGAGEGQKLLNKLELLWKSNNGDHESLWIHEFNKHGSCIRNIRPECYERWDHDGDGSTKVNFRGQSQSLYAKKGVFDYFNITFNLFEKINTFEFLEKHDIIPSVENRYSKSQIEKALKNEFQNRDVFINCDSNNVLNEVWYYHLLNGTILNKDFIPIDSIRRLQFSKCKEEGIKFYPKGYLPSGDGDKGPSNPSKLRGIIKVDNLHENNDDDTRGFLIRDGKWMMKGTPANFEIIKSTFGNYNLKTRHGYCTVDEGKSNELTCHQKNVKYASQFDFEKDEKTGLNYIGYSGLYDWGAVSKPSGRVRKPIFLYNDKDEGTDLKMKFKLRFVET encoded by the coding sequence ATGAGGTTTTGGCTCGATATATCAATACcgtatttttctttactaCCCAACTTCCAATCAGATGGACAACAACAAGCTGTAGAACTAACTGACCCCTCAATTGACAGAAGTATAgttcaaaatcaaatatcaTGTCCTGTGAGCCCTCTGACATGTGAGAACAAGACTACTATTCCTGACCAATGTTGTTTCGAATACCCTGGCGgtatatttcttcaatcACAATTTTGGAATTATAAACCCCGTAAGAGGGGGATGAATGAGACCCAGCTGATTGAACAACTAGGTCCATTGGACTCATTCACTGTGCATGGATTATGGCCAGATGATTGTTTTGGATCATATGAACAGTTTTGTGATTCTAAATTGtttattgatgatgtttatcatttattgaaaGGGTTTGGAGCGGGGGAAGGTCAGAAATTGTTAAATAAATTGGAACTATTGTGGAAGAGTAATAATGGTGATCATGAAAGTTTGTGGATTCATGAGTTTAATAAGCATGGGAGTTGTATTCGAAATATTAGACCCGAATGTTATGAACGATGGGATCATGATGGTGATGGGAGTACAAAAGTTAATTTCCGTGGGCAATCACAATCGCTTTATGCAAAGAAAGGTGTGTTTGATTATTTTAATATAACCTTTAACTTATttgagaaaataaatacttttgaatttttagaGAAACATGATATTATACCAAGCGTTGAGAATCGATATAGCAAAAgtcaaattgaaaaagctTTAAAGAATGAGTTCCAGAATAGAGatgttttcattaattgtGATAGTAATAATGTTTTAAATGAGGTATggtattatcatttattaaatggTACAATTTTAAACAAGGATTTTATTCCAATTGATTCCATTAGGAGATTACAATTCTCAAAATGTAAAGAAGAGGGCATTAAGTTTTACCCCAAAGGTTATCTTCCATCTGGAGATGGTGATAAAGGCCCTTCAAATCCGTCCAAGCTAAGAGGAATAATAAAGGTTGATAATCTacatgaaaataatgatgacgaCACTCGAGGGTTTTTAATAAGAGATGGGAAATGGATGATGAAAGGTACACCAGctaattttgaaattatcaaatcAACATTTGGTAAttataatttgaaaacacGTCATGGATATTGTACCGTGGATGAAGGGAAAAGCAATGAATTGACCTGTCACcaaaaaaatgttaaataTGCTAGTCAATTTGATTTCGAAAAGGATGAGAAAACCGGTTTAAATTATATCGGATATTCAGGACTATATGATTGGGGGGCGGTTTCTAAACCATCCGGACGTGTAAGGAAACCtatatttttgtataaTGACAAAGATGAAGGGACTGACTTGAAAATGAAGTTTAAATTGAGATTTGTGGAAACATGA
- the NDAI0E02150 gene encoding uncharacterized protein (similar to Saccharomyces cerevisiae SPC29 (YPL124W); ancestral locus Anc_8.622), which translates to MYDNLQASPERDDTLENLKNECNLYMNRIDSNDDEYENGNELYQDRGSQEYMERKNKRYNISANDTSEGGPNEAMRNNSILKGTYIDDLNQNPPRRYNDMKLKRNPIGEPSSRLSSTATYVEQQPAFQPSLSSKTSSRTSSKPTTSHSPYSYSHGSNNNSINNNSNQYDINTILKELEKFKSNLYSQQLEIENLKRDFNMEKNKNYSLQTELEINKSNNIKLSTKNSKLELKINTLERSINEMRNNFYLQPSLIQSPNLSPIRAVRNINSTGTTYSNPNGIPSSSSTSTRNGLLYNRREESEHPYNYYYNNDNNTSSNYQPPTRWKSNMRNIQPDIDTDPIPPSRNNYHHNDHKLPYNTRSLDRRNNTKNAVRMNAINEDSTEALMAKVPTRL; encoded by the coding sequence ATGTATGATAACTTACAAGCAAGCCCTGAAAGAGACGATACTTTagagaatttgaaaaatgaatgTAATCTGTACATGAATCGGATTGATAGTAATGATGACGAATATGAAAATGGCAATGAATTATATCAAGACCGTGGAAGCCAAGAATACATGGAAAGGAAGAATAAGAGGTATAATATAAGTGCTAACGACACCTCTGAAGGGGGACCTAATGAAGCAATGCGTAATAATTCAATCCTTAAAGGAACATACATAGACGACTTGAATCAAAATCCCCCTAGGAGGTATAATGACATGAAGTTAAAAAGAAACCCAATCGGGGAACCATCGTCGAGGCTTTCTTCGACTGCAACTTATGTGGAGCAACAACCTGCTTTTCAACcttctttatcttctaaAACTTCCTCTCGAACTTCATCAAAACCGACCACTTCACATTCACCATATTCATATTCGCATGGTTCGAACAATAACAgcatcaataataattctaaCCAATATGATATCAATACCATActgaaagaattagaaaaatttaaaagtaaTTTATATTCCCAACAAttagaaattgaaaatttgaaacgTGATTTCAACATggaaaaaaacaagaactATAGTCTGCAAACTGAATtagaaatcaataaatcaaataatattaaattaagTACTAAAAACTCAAAattagaattgaaaatcaATACCTTGGAAAgatcaattaatgaaatgagaaataatttttatCTACAACCGTCATTGATTCAATCACCAAATTTGTCTCCGATTCGTGCAGTCAGGAACATTAATTCCACAGGCACGACATACTCCAATCCAAATGGCAtaccttcttcatcttcaactTCCACAAGAAATGGTCTTCTCTATAatagaagagaagaaagtGAACATCCATATAATTactattataataatgataataatacgtCATCAAACTACCAACCTCCAACAAGGTGGAAATCAAACATGAGGAATATCCAACCTGATATCGATACTGATCCTATACCTCCTTCAAGAAACAATTACCACCATAATGATCATAAATTACCATATAATACCAGATCTCTTGATAGAAGGAATAATACAAAGAATGCCGTTCGAATGAATGCAATCAACGAAGATAGTACAGAAGCTCTCATGGCTAAAGTTCCAACAAGATTGTGA